Genomic window (Moritella sp. F3):
GATTCAGTGCATTGTGATTGCCATGGTAGATTCGGAAATTTATCGAGGTGACGCTGAGTGCCATAAAGTTTTGCGTGTGGATAGAGTTCATGTACCTTTTTGACATGTATGGTATGGAAAGGGTGCAAGTTAATGATGGCCTGAAGCTCTGCGCCATTGTTGGTTAACGCATCGACTTGGTTTTTCAGTTTTCCTGTTAATGTGTAGGCATCAAGCAGTACAAATTTACCATTTTCACAGCGCACGATTGATGCATGAGTGCCTATATTTAAGATGCCGCCGATCTTAAAGTCGCCGCGTATGTTCCAAAAGTTATCCGCAATATTTAGTATCTGTTCACTCATGATATTTATTACCTCAATACTTGCTGCTGTTTACGATAAGGTCGCTATTTATGATGACCGTTGTGATAGTAGCAATAACATAAGAAATTAGGCGTATATAGCTAATCCTTTAGGTTTATTTATTTATACAGGCATTACAATCATCGCAAGGTAAATTTTACCGGCCTTAATACTCGGTATTATCTTGTTAATTTAACTATTTTGTTTAATTTTAAAACGAAGGGTGTGTAAAGTGTTCACGTGGTATAAGTGGACTTGCATGTGCTCACTAACTGCTGCATAATCACCTCATCGAAACAACAGACGGTCTGGCTAACAATGTTTAGCGGGATGAGTCGATAGTTAATGGCGGTTGTAGCTCAGTTGGTAGAGCCCCGGATTGTGATTCCGGTTGTCGAGGGTTCAAATCCCTTCAGTCGCCCCATATTAAGAAGCACTGAACATATAAATGTTCGGTGCTTTTTTTTGCCTAAAATATAGGGCTTGATTCGTTTTATTAATCTCTGAAAATTGTAGTTACTTTACCTTTCTCTGCATCATAATTAATGACCATAGCAGCTAACTTATAAGATTCTGTATCGCCTAAACTGCGTAGGACATAACTGCACTGGCTATTATAACCTTCTTCTCCCTTATGCCTATATGATTGAAAGTCACTGTTGCCGTCTTCAAATGAAACGGACGGTGGGTTTATTAATAATACTTCCCATAATGATTGACAGCCTTTTTGACCTTTACCTATGTTGTGTGGTTGTGACATGGCTACATTCTTATCTATACCAAGAGGAAACCCACTAGGATTTACATCAACATTATCATCTGCGAATCCCTCTATATTGGCCATGTTTTGGCTTAAGCCTAATATTTGATAACGTATCTGCACAAAACTGACCGCTTCTTGATAAGCGGCCGCAATTGCTTTAACACGACTAATCTCAGCATCTTCACGGAAATTGACAAATTTAGGGATCGCGACAGCCGCTAGTACCGCCAGAATGATGATGGTGATAGCTAATTCAATAAGGGTGAACCCTTGTGCTCTTACTGCTTTAGATGTCATATAGCGCCTGTTTTATGCTTGTCTTGCTTAAGTGTAACTCATTATTAAGTAAGTGGTAAATGATTGGTGTATTCATTCTTATCGATATGAGTCGGTTACGTATTTTGACGTCTTGATTTGAATTATAATGCCGCAAAGAATCTATCTTAAAGTTCAATAAACTGCAGTTTTTCATTTTAACCAGTCTTTTATTTCGCGTTAATGGTGTTTAGATAGTTGTATGTGCCAAATTTGTTTTGATTATGCGATCTCCACCTCTTATTGGCTACTTCTTAAGTGTTAACATCTCGTCGAATTTACCTTTCTTTACTTATCCATAATAAAAGAGATTAATTATGTGGAATCGACTGAATAAATCTATGATGTGTTGCCAAATGCTGTTTGGCTTATCTTTCTACGGTGTAATGATTATTTTAACCCGCTTCTTTTTAGAAGATTTGGGGTATAGCGAAGCCGACACCATGATGGTTGTTGGTGCATTTTCTGCTATTGGTCCGTTGTTTGCTATTGCTGGTGGTTTCATTGCAGATAAGTTCTTAGGCGCTTATCGCTCGTTAACGATTGCTTATCTTGCCTTTGCCATAGGTTATGGCTTACTTGTTTTCGGTGCATCGGCAAGTAATGTACAATTATGTCTGGTTGGTATTGCGCTAGCCAGTTACGGCCGTGGTCTAATGTCGCCTTCATACCCAAGTCTGTACAAACGTACATTCGCAAGCCAAGAAGATTTTGAAAACGGTTACCCAGTTAACTATTCAGTAAACAATATAGGTGCCTTTTTAGGTCAATATTTATTCCCAATGTTCGTACTTGCAATTGGTTTTAATGGCAGTTTCATGTTATCTGCTGTGATGGCTTTCATTGCTTTCGCTATTCTAGTCGTTTCACGTAAACCATTATCAACAGTAGGTGCAGATATTGATCAAGCACCTGTAAGCACCAAAAACTGGATTGCATTCACTACGTTATCTGTTGCAATGATTGGTTTAGTATTCTTCATGTTTTCAAATATGGATATTGGCCAAAATATCATCTACGCAATTGGTGCATCAGCGATCCTTTACTTCATCTCATTAATGCTTAAATCGGAACGTGCTGATGCATTAAAGATGGGGACTATCCTTATCATGACTGTATTAACAACAGCTTTCTTTGTTTATTACGGCCAAATGATGACTTCAATGACGATGGTAACAATCAATACTATGCGTGGTGACTTGTTCGGGTTTATCCCAATTGCACCAGAAGCGGCAATGGCAATGAATTCACTTTGGTGTATCGTTGGTGGCCCTGTGATCGTGTATGTGTTTGTATCGCTTGAAAAACGTAATATTAACTTTACGACAGCAACGAAAATCGGCTTTGCATTTATTTTAACGGCAATCGCGTTTGGTATCCTGACGATGGCCGTACTCAATGTTGGTGAAGATGCTGTTATTCGCCCTGAAATATTTATGGCTATTCATTTCTTCCAAGCATTTGCTGAAGTGATTGTGGGCAGTATGGTTGTGGCATTCATCTTGTCTGTGGCACCGAAACATATTGAAAATTTCTCGGTAAGTTTATATTCAGTCGCAATGGCAATGAGTGGTATCGTTGGTGCAGTATTCTCTACTTCAATTGCGATGGAGAAGGGACAAGAGATCACGCAAGAAGTCGTACAAACAGTTTACGGTGACTACTTTAGCCTATTAACTGGTTTAGCTGTAGTGATGGTATTTGTCGCATTCTTAGCATCATTTGTTATTCGTAAGATGCTTGAGAAGAGTAAAGAAGCAGAAGACATGATTATATCACAAGCATAATAACGGATCGTGTAATGACTAAGGTTAGCTGTGATTAAGGGCTGTAATTAAGGCCTGTAATTAAGAGTGCAGCCTTGATAAATCATAAAAATGCCGCTCCCATATTATCTACGGGAGCGGCATTTTTGTTTGTGTCGTATTTAATTACCTAGATGATAATCATATGACATTTAACCTTTATAGATCTTCGGGTTAAACGCATCACGTAACCAGTCACCTAGTAAGTTGATTACTAGAACCAGTGTCACCAGTAATACACCTGGGAAGGCTGTGATCCACCAAGCACCGGAGAAGATGTATTTAAAGCCAGTACTGATTAACGCACCTAAAGAAGGTTGGTCAATCGGTAAACCTAAGCCTAAGAATGACAGTGCAGCTTCAGACATGATCGCATTCGCAATCTGTACTGTTGAAATCACTAGGATAGGGGACAGACAGTTTGGCAGTATGTGTCTAAACATAATACGCATTGACTTTAAGCCCATGACTTGTGCTGCTTCAACGTATTCTTTTTGTTTCTCGGCTAATACAGACGCACGAATAGTACGTGCATACTGTGGCCATTCAGCCACACCGATGATCACGACGAGCATGACGACGGCATACTGACTAAAGAACTCAGCACCAAAGCTGGCTTTGAAGATAGCCGAGACAATGATCGCTACCATCATGGTCGAGAACGATAGCTGTACGTCAGCAAATCGCATCAAGAAACTATCAATACGGCCACCGAAGTAACCTGCAGACAGACCAATTACAATGCCTAGTACTAACTGTACCGCAACGGCTAAGAAACCAATCGTCAGTGATAAACGTGAACCATAAAGCATGGTTGATAGAATATCACGACCTTGATCATCAGTACCTAACATGAAGCGTTCGTCGCCGTCTTCTAACCAAGAAGGCGGTAACTCAGAGTCCATGATATCAATACTGGTAATATCATACGGGTCTGTTGGTGCTATTAATGGCGCTGCTAGTGCTGCGATCAAGAAAGTTAAGAAGATCGCAAAGCTGAACATTGCTACCTTATCTCTTAAAAAATAATAGATAAGGTCTGAATTTTTAAAGCGTTCCCAGCGAGTAGGAACATGAGAAGAAGTCACTGTGTTCATACTAATTATCCTTTACCTGTAATGTTTACTGTTGGGTTAACTAACCCGTATAACAGGTCAACAAGGGTATTTGTTACCACAAAGATTAAACCTACAAAAATAACATAAGCGGTAATTAATGGTGTATCAACACGGTTAATCGCTTCTAAGAATAGGAAACCTGTTCCTGGCCACTGGAATACCGTTTCGGTCAAGATTGTGTAAGCAATCATAGTACCGATCTGTACACCACCAACGGTGATCACAGGTAGCATGGTATTTTTAAGGGCATGTACATAGTAAATTTTGTTTAATGCTAAGCCTTTCGCTTTAGCAAATTTAACGTATTCAGAACTTAACGCTTCAAGCATTTCAGAACGAACCAAGCGGATGAAAAGCGGCAACATGATAGAAGCCAATGAGATGCTTGGTAAAATTAAGTGTAAGAAACCATCCATAGTAAGGAAACCAGTTTCCCAACCCATGACATTAACAGTTTCACCACGTCCATAAGACGGTAGCCAACCTAGTTCGATAGAGAAGACGTACATCAACATGATTGCAGTTAAGAATACCGGTACAGAAATACCAATACTACTTACTGCCATGATAATTTTTGTTAGCGCACTTTTGGGATGAATCGCCGAGTAGACACCTAATGGGATCGACACGAATACAATAATGACGGCTGCACCAAACACAAGCTCTAGTGTTGCTTGAAGTTTATCGAAAATAACTTCTGCTGCAGGTCGTTTAAAGAAATACGAGGTGCCTAAGTCACCTTGTAGTGCATTAACAAGAAAACGGCTGTATTTAGTCATGTACGGATCATTTAGACCTAGATCATCACGCAGTGCTTGTCGTTCGTCTTCTGATACAGATTGACCAACTAATTCGCGTAACGGATCGCCTAGATTATCCTGAATGGAAAATGCTACCAAACTGATCACGAACATTACTACCAAGGCCTGAAATAGGCGTTTGATCAGAAATGTGAACATTCCTTGTCTCCCAAAGTAAAATTAACTTTTATCATTATATTTATTTAAAATAATCGGTGTTTTTATCGAGTTATCTTGATAAAAACACCGCATAGTAACGGCATTAAATACCGTTAAGGTTTAGTCGTTATTTAACGTTTAGGTTATTTAACTACTAGGTCACCGAAGTACGGGAAGTTTAGTGCGTTTACAATCGGCTCAATTTGTAGTGTCGATTTTGCGCCCCAAGCTAGATCTTGCCAATGTAGTGGCACGAAAGCAGCTTCGTCATACAAGATTTTTTCAACACGTTGCAACATCACACCACGTTTTGCAGTGTCTGTTTCAGCATTTGCGCTGTTTACTAGCTTATCAACTTCAGCATTTGAATATTGACCACAGTTATAAGCACCACGACCTGTTTCAGCATCTTTAGTCATTGTTAAGAATTCAGAGAAGTTAGCTGAATCTTCAGTATCTGAATGCCAACCAATCATCATCATGTCTGCTGAACAAAGATCAAACTCAGGCCAGTACTGTGCTTTCGGCATTGTTTTTAGGTCAACTTTAATGCCAATTTTAGAAAGCATTGAAGCCGTCGCTTGGGCGATTTTTGCATCGTTAACATAACGGTTGTTTGGTGCCATCATTGAAAGTTTAAAGCCATTTTCATAACCCGCATCTTTCATTAACTGTTTTGCTTTTTTCAAGTCATAACGTGGCACTAGGTCAGCGTCATAGCCAGAGTAACCAGCAGGACCTTGTTGGCCAGCTGTTGTACCGAAGCCTTTCATGATCTTCTTAAC
Coding sequences:
- a CDS encoding prepilin-type N-terminal cleavage/methylation domain-containing protein, coding for MTSKAVRAQGFTLIELAITIIILAVLAAVAIPKFVNFREDAEISRVKAIAAAYQEAVSFVQIRYQILGLSQNMANIEGFADDNVDVNPSGFPLGIDKNVAMSQPHNIGKGQKGCQSLWEVLLINPPSVSFEDGNSDFQSYRHKGEEGYNSQCSYVLRSLGDTESYKLAAMVINYDAEKGKVTTIFRD
- a CDS encoding peptide MFS transporter codes for the protein MWNRLNKSMMCCQMLFGLSFYGVMIILTRFFLEDLGYSEADTMMVVGAFSAIGPLFAIAGGFIADKFLGAYRSLTIAYLAFAIGYGLLVFGASASNVQLCLVGIALASYGRGLMSPSYPSLYKRTFASQEDFENGYPVNYSVNNIGAFLGQYLFPMFVLAIGFNGSFMLSAVMAFIAFAILVVSRKPLSTVGADIDQAPVSTKNWIAFTTLSVAMIGLVFFMFSNMDIGQNIIYAIGASAILYFISLMLKSERADALKMGTILIMTVLTTAFFVYYGQMMTSMTMVTINTMRGDLFGFIPIAPEAAMAMNSLWCIVGGPVIVYVFVSLEKRNINFTTATKIGFAFILTAIAFGILTMAVLNVGEDAVIRPEIFMAIHFFQAFAEVIVGSMVVAFILSVAPKHIENFSVSLYSVAMAMSGIVGAVFSTSIAMEKGQEITQEVVQTVYGDYFSLLTGLAVVMVFVAFLASFVIRKMLEKSKEAEDMIISQA
- a CDS encoding ABC transporter permease codes for the protein MNTVTSSHVPTRWERFKNSDLIYYFLRDKVAMFSFAIFLTFLIAALAAPLIAPTDPYDITSIDIMDSELPPSWLEDGDERFMLGTDDQGRDILSTMLYGSRLSLTIGFLAVAVQLVLGIVIGLSAGYFGGRIDSFLMRFADVQLSFSTMMVAIIVSAIFKASFGAEFFSQYAVVMLVVIIGVAEWPQYARTIRASVLAEKQKEYVEAAQVMGLKSMRIMFRHILPNCLSPILVISTVQIANAIMSEAALSFLGLGLPIDQPSLGALISTGFKYIFSGAWWITAFPGVLLVTLVLVINLLGDWLRDAFNPKIYKG
- a CDS encoding ABC transporter permease produces the protein MFTFLIKRLFQALVVMFVISLVAFSIQDNLGDPLRELVGQSVSEDERQALRDDLGLNDPYMTKYSRFLVNALQGDLGTSYFFKRPAAEVIFDKLQATLELVFGAAVIIVFVSIPLGVYSAIHPKSALTKIIMAVSSIGISVPVFLTAIMLMYVFSIELGWLPSYGRGETVNVMGWETGFLTMDGFLHLILPSISLASIMLPLFIRLVRSEMLEALSSEYVKFAKAKGLALNKIYYVHALKNTMLPVITVGGVQIGTMIAYTILTETVFQWPGTGFLFLEAINRVDTPLITAYVIFVGLIFVVTNTLVDLLYGLVNPTVNITGKG